atagtaGAATGCCTATTTTAAAACAGGgagatttccttttttcccctgtaCCCCAGAATTCTCACCTTAACCTTAAAAACAAACATTCCACAATGTCTAAATAAATATAGTGAATGTCATCTGTTAATACTTGAAGCTATTTACGGCACATAAGCATCACAGCAACAGGCCCAACATCATGAACGTGTAGACCAAATGCATTGCtagaaatgtgttttcatttaatttactGAGCCCATATAGACTGTAACTCTAATGTAATGCAAATGGTACAGGTTGAGCATCGttaatccaaaatccaaaatgcttcaaaatctgaaaccttttgagtgctgacatgagCCACAAAATtctacacctgacctcatgtCATGAGTGGCAGTCAAAAGTTTGTTTCAGCCAcggaatcattaaaaaaattgtataaaattaccttcaggctatgtataTAGGAATACATGAAACATAAGTAAATTTCATGTTTGGACTTggatcccatccccaagataactcattatgtatatatgctaatgtccaaaatccaaaatctgaaacatttcttgTCCCCCCAAACATTTCGGaaaagggatactcaacctgtaccacAAAGCACAGTGAAAATAAAACTTCAGCTAGGAATGCTTTGTTCTGTTCTGATTTCCTGTGGTACTGTTTACATCACTCTAAAGTGCTTGATAAGTCCTGTCTTGTAAACAGCTACAGGCAATTGTGGAATTCCTACTAgattatgtcatttatttttgcATCCCTACTTACTGCCTCCCAGAAAATATGTAATCAATGAATGCTTGTTCACAAATTAGTCTCTGTTGGTTGGCCAAGTGTCCTTATCTATACCTCTGTTTCAGTTAagcatcttgatttttttttttttaagacagattttcgctcttgttgcccaggctggagtgcaatcatgcAATCtaggcttaccgcaacctccgccccccgggttcaagtgattctcctgcctcagcctcccgagtagctgggattacaggcacccgccaccacgcctagttaattttgtatttttagtagggatggtgtttctccatgttggtcaggctggtctcaaactcctgacctcaagtgatccactggccttggcatcccaaagtgctggctttacaggcgtgagccattgcgcccagacCTAAATTGCTAATATTCAACCTTTAGGAAGAAGTCAGAGAAGTTATCTGGATGGCTTGACCAAGAATGCCCCAGGATAGCATGTCCTTGTGTAAGCCTTATCTAATATGGTATTGGTTATTTATGACCACTCTGAATCATTGGGTCTTTAAATTATAGCAGAGTTATAATAATAAATTCCTTTATTCTGACCTAAAATTAGAGTCAGATCTCTCACAAATTCTTCATTCActctaatcttttctttttttattttatttattttatatatatatattttattatactttaagttctagggtacatgtgcacaacgtacaggtttgttacatatgtatacgtgtgccatgttggtgtgctgcgcccattaactcgtcatttacatcaggtatatctcctaatgctatccctctcccctccccctaccccacaacaggccccggtgtgtgatgttccccttcctgtgtccatgtgttctcattgttcgatttccacctatgagcgagaacatgtggtgttcggttttttgtccttgcgatagtttgctgagaatgatggtttcattCACTCtaatcttttccatttctctaaagTGACAATATAAAGTCATATTTTGCCCTTAGGTTTATATAAAACATGTTAATAGTGCAAACAATATTATAGCTTATGGTATAGATGTCAATTATATAAATAGATTTATGGGAACTAGAGATGAGGACTTGAAAGCTGCACTGTAGATGACATAATAAGGGCGTGGTTTTCCCCAGATGATGGCAAATGGAGAAGACACTCTGAATCTGAAATTAATCCTCATTCTCCAAAGACCAAGAGCTCCCTTGACCTACTATTCACTGGCACTGCTTGCGTTTGCAAGAGGGTATTTGGTGCTTTGTTGCTTCTCTTTATCAACACCAACATTTATTCAGCACCTTTCTCAAATATGTGtctttcaagaatatcttttcaGATAAACTaaataaaggtgaaaataatTTTCCTGCCTATATTTCGCAGCACCCCCACCAAGGTAAAACTCAGGGTGAAAACAATTTCAGTCATTAAGGAGGGCTGGGAATTAGACAGGTTCATGTTGTAACATTACTACTTGTCCAGAAGGACAAGATCAATAGCTAGGAAAAGCTCCCTATTACTTAACCTCTGACCCAGGTGAGTTAACATCCCAAATGAACCTACATTTCAGATACGTGGTCAGTAGCACAGGTAGAGCTCATTCTTATACTCTCTCACACACTCTCTCTATTATTTGCTTGCTAAAGTGGCCCCAAACTATTTAATTTGTTGGTAACAATCTGTCTGGCTTTGTTTCTGTTACTCACTCAGGTCCTCACAGTTGTCTTGCCTTTCATCCCTgacttgttcatttatttagcgCTCTTGTTTCTCTAAGTTTGGGATGAAGGACAAAACACTCCTTTTAATCTTGCTatacttggctgggcgcggtggctcatgcctgcaatcccagcactttgggaggccgaggtgggcggatcacttgaggtcaggagctcgagaccagcctagacaatatggtgaaattctgtctccacaaaaagttagccgggcatggtggcacatgcctgtaatcccagctgcttcggaggctgaggcataagaatcgcttgaacccaggaggcggaggttgcagtgagcagagatggcgccactgcactccagcctggacaacagagcaagactttgtctcaaaacaaaaataataaaaaaataaaataataattttgctaTACTCCTAGAAATTGAGTCTTGAATGTGAACCTCCAGCTCCAAAGCTGGGGTCCAGTTATTGGCCATCAGACCTTCTTCACCATATGTACCCAGATTTCCCTCTGTTTGCTCCAGCTGCCTGCTGGGTGTTTGTCTTTCTTGCTGTATCGCCCTGGTTGGTGTAACCTGCCTTGCCAGCCTATTCTGCCACCCTCCATCTCCTGTTTCCACAGCCACTCACTGCCAGGCTTCAGCCCAGCACCGCCTGAGCTGCCTTTCTACATGTGCAGAAAGGCATCTAGATCTCCTGTGTTCCTGCTTTAAGTTCctcacctctgcctccacctAACTGGGCACAGatatttcatcatttaaaaacaataattattatgACATTCTGATCTGGCACTGGGACAGTTTTATTTATCCACTTACCAAGAATCTGAACTCTCATCTTGACGATACTCGATACTCAATAAAATTAGGGAATAAATTAGTTAAGAAAGCTTTGACTGGCATGCTTTCACCAGTAGAATGAGATTACCTGCTTGTTGGCTTTCAACACCGCCCTCAATGTGGCGATCTGCTCCCGTTTGGTGCTCAGCAGGGACTTTAGCTTGAGGATCTCTTCCATTAAGGCTTCCTTGTCTTTATCAATCATGGGGGCTAGCTCCCGAGCCGCTGCTCTTTGACGAGACAGTTGCAAGGACCGGTCCACAGCTTTCTGCAGATGCTTGATTTGGTCCCGGATTATGGCATTAAGGTTGTAGATATTCATTGGCTCTTTGCGGATGTCACTTGTATCCAATACTGGAGATGACGGTGGGGCAGTAATAACAGGAGAGATTGTGGGGGTCTTAGTTGGACTTGGTTCTTTGCTGGCCTCTGTGCTTTCTTTTGCAACTGGTTCAGATGAGGTCCTTGTTTCTACCGGGGATGAcacaccccgcctggctaatcgTGGGGACAAAAGTCCTCTGGGATCATCGGGCCCTTTCAGGCTGCCACTGCGGGTGACTCTGCTCTGCCTATAGTAATCCAGCATGACCCTGTTGGGAGTTTCATTATTACATAGACACACATGGTGGTAAAGCTGAGCTAACTCCTCACTGAATGTCACTAACTCATCCTGGGCCGTATTAAGGGTACTGTGATTTTCGTTGGCTATGCTGGTCATCTTTTGCAACTCCTTCTCCATGTGGGCCATCTTCTCACCACTCTCCTTGGTGGTCTTCTCAAGGCTTGTCACCTGCTCATCATACATCTGGATTTTACTCTCATACTTGGCCTTCTCATCAGTGTAGTTTTCTACAGATTTATTATATTTCTCCTTTAAGGCCTTAATTTCAGCTTTCAGATCAATCACCTCAGTTACTGCCACCCTGTATTTGCATTCAAGGATCTCTAAACCATTGATGTCCACCTCGTAGTCATGGGCCTCCTCCCCTGAGTCCCGGCCCTTCTCCCCGTCCAGCTCAGCCTTGAGCTCCTTGCTGCTTTGCAGGCCCCTCATGGCATTGACGTGCTCTGTGAGCCGGTGCACCCGCTCATGCTGCTCCGTCAGTGCCCCCTTGGTGTGTTCCAGCTGTGTCTGTGACTCCTGTAGGTTGGCCAAAAGAATGGCCTTTTCCCGCTCTACCTGCAATGGCAAAAGAAAGTCTCTGAATCACCTCAAGGCAGCACCAATGATGAACTTAATCCATTCACAGTCAGGCATGTATATACTTAAAATCACTGCAGCAGAGCCAATGTTCCCACTATTTCAAATTAAATTGGAGTGTTTTTTATTTCAGCAGTTCTGGTAAGTCAATCTAAAAGTACATAATTCTAAAAGAATTATACTGCAAGTAGTTACCCATCAATTTCGCTTGTATCATACACATATACTCACGAAACTTCAATGTTATTAGAACaatcttattttgatttttaacacCTTGCAGAAAACAACATGAATTTAAGAGATAAGCATAGGActggtgttatttttattttgagtgcCTTAGAGTACATCTGCTTTTCAGATCATAAGTGACTGTATCAGGGTGCCTATGAATCAATCATCTTTTCCTTCCCAGAGCTCAACCCCAAATCAGGTTTAAAACCTAAGGCTTTAACTCCCTAAATAATGCTGAGTACTTTAACCATCCccttaaaaataagcatttagtCCCCAAAATAAACACGCACTACATttgatagtttttatatttttttaagacagggtctcgctctgtcacccacactggagtgcagtggcacaatcagggcttactgcaggctctgcctctcaggctcaagtgatccttccacctcagtgtcctgagtagctgggactacaggtatgcaccaccacacctggctaattgtgtgtgtgtgtagagacagagtcttgctatgttgtccaggctggtgttgaatgcCTAGGCGCATGTCAGccccctgcctccgcctcccaaagtactaggattataggtgggagccaccacgcccagctttgaTGGTTTCTAATATAAAAGTCAAAGAATACATACAGAATTTTAGGGCTAAAAGAACAACTTATAAGTCAATTCAATTCCTTCAGTCCAAAATAGGAATTTTAAATATTAGTAATTAATTTGAATAATGTGATATGTAAGTATTACCGTGTGATGAAAAACACTCAGATGTCCATAAAAAATACTGTCTCATTAAACATAGGTATATAAGAAATTGCAATGtggaaaaattttaaaccatTTTCTCTCCTTCCATATGGGTAAATATTATGAATTATgagtttttacatttataatgtAAATGTTTCTCAATAACCAAATAATATTGTTTACATTATTGTTCTATAAGAAGTATCATGGTGTTCATATCCTTCTgcacttgtgttttcttttctttcttcttctttttaaaaaataaaccatcaTGAGATCTGCTTTAAGAGCAATGAATTGATGCTGAATGTCTTCATATCTAAAGGAAAGTATctattcaacctttcttttttttttttttttttgagatggagtctcactctgtctcccaggctggagtgcagtggtgcgatctcggctcactgcaagctctgcctcccaggttcacgccattctcctgcctcagcctccccagtagctgggactacaggcgcccacgaccacacccagctaatttttttgtatttttagtagagctggggtttcaccgtgttagccaggatagtctcgatctcctgacctcgtgatctgcccacctcggcctcccaaagattaCACTCCcaaagattataggcgtgagccaccgcgcctggcccaattcAAACTTTCAAACTTCCTGGATGACACATTAAATCCCTCTGAACTCTTCTAAATCCCTAGGTGGCaagtaaaattattataattagatataataaatattaatcattaagtatggttaatattttaaaactagcttATTACTTTAggatacacatgtgtatatgtaaatgtataataGAGCAGAGTAGTATTTTTATGATCCTTTGTGGAACCTAATGCCCCTCATTTAACTTTCATGGTAGTCCTCTCTTGGCGAGGTTCTAATATGGGTAAGTTTCAGTTACTATGCTTTAGTTAAAACACCAGCTACTCCCCAAACCATGGTCCAAATTTCAATGACCAAATATATTGATTGTGAGCAATGCATAACGCACAATCTTTGCTGCCAGCACTTCAGTCTATAAAATCACTACATAACATCATGACCAACGGCCAATGACACCACTTCATTCAAAGTCGGCCAGTGATTGGTTACTACGTATCTGTTATTCAGTTCACTCATAGACAGCTAAGGATGTAGTTGCCTTGTCTTGTCTCCTAGTGATAAATCCATGTGATGTTTTACAAAAATGAATTACAAGAAAGAAACGACAGCAACAAAGAGTGACAATGTTGGaaatgaaatctgaaaaaaaaaacataaatgaagccaggtgcagtggggtgtgcctgcagtcctagctactccaggggctgaggcagaagcattgcttgggcccaggagctgaggcaacatagtgaaaccctgcctctaaaaaaatccccaaaactaCCTAAATGGAGTTATAGAAGAAATaactgaatatggaaatattgacactAATGCTGTTTGAGGGACTTTAGATGTGCACCCAAAGAAATTTAGTGGAGGCaaatttttcagtttattaaatgaaaaagtacagtatggccgggtgtggtggctcatgcctgcaatcccagcactgtgggaggccgaggtgggtggatcacgaggtcaggagttcaagaccagcctggccaagatggtgaaaccccgtctctactaaaaatattttaaaaaattagccgggcaaggtggcacgcacctgtaatcccagctactggggaggctgaggcaggagaattgcctgaacccgggggatggaggttgcaacgagccgagattgtgccactgcactccagcctgggcgacagagtgagactccatctccatctcaaaaaaaaaaaaaaaaagaaaaagagaagtacaGTACAGTAGTTGCAAAAAGGATGAAAATGTCGAAGAGGAAGTGATGCTGGCACATTAAAGGTACTCACAAAGATATTTCCAGATGTTTAAAGTGCAGAGGATAAAACGTTGGAAGATGATCCAAACTTAgaaatgaggattacaatttgccAAAGCATAGAAAAGATTCTTGCTCAGtgtcctaagttttttttttttttttttgagatggagtctagctctgtcaccaggctgaagtgcagtggtgcgatctacgcttactgcaacctctgcctcccgggttcaagcgattctcctgcctcagcctcctaagcagctgggactacaggcacacgccaccatgcctggctaatttttgtatttttagtagaaatggggtttcaccatgttggccaggctggtctcgaactcctgacctcgtgatctgcccacctcggcctcccaaagtgctgggattacaggcgtgagccaccgcgcctggccctaagcTTTATGGGAAGGCAAGATCAAAATACTCTTGATAAGctgtttacaaagaaataaaaggttaaCTCTCAATGTtcctaatgttttaaattatgaagTACTAAGTAGTTttactatattttcatttctatatatatttataactaacAGTAAGAGACTTTTTAATgtttcacaaaaatatttaaagatcacAAAACAATTGTAAATTTCCCAATTATTAAGTTTGTTTTGCATGGTTTCAGTTTGCACGACCATTTTTTACTGTCCCAGACTACTATGCAAACCAAGGACTGCCTGTATAGTATGATCACATATATTAGAACCTAAGATACAGTTTTGTTATCTCAAGTTGTTATTTAGAGGCTTTTAAGTTGTAGCTCTGATTTTATGACATAGTGTTTGTCCATACCTATGAAAGGAAAGCAACCCACAAATTACATATTATGGCTGCAGAAACCAAATTATTCCCAAATGATAGTACTGCAGGTAAAGAACTGGGCCTGTGGCATCAGAGAACACTGGAGTCAAATCTCGGGACCAACATTTACTTAGCTATGTGACTCTGAGAAAGCTTCAGTTTGGTAACCTATACAAGGAGCACAGTAACCCCTCATAGGGAATTTTGATGATGAAATGAGTTAGTGAATTTAATACTGAAGGTTCTACAAtgttagctattgtgaacaattgGTTAGCTGTGGTCCACCTCCCACAACCAAAATGTTTTTACATGGCAAACACATCTGTTCtcacaattttgaaaattttataaaagcaaCTCTTTCATTTTAGAGTCAGGAAATATTTGAATACAAATCTTAGCTGGATTTCATTAGTTATAACGGACTGTATCTCCAGAGGTGATGATGAATTTGCTTACCCAGACTATTTGGGCAATAGTTTTCAGTGAAAAACCTGGTAATTATATAATATGGTATTTCATGAATAGCCATGTCATTTGAATTTTTCATAAAGGAGATGGAAAATCTCTATTCTATACAATCTCAGTGAAAACTGATTATGTcagaagtgtttttgttttccttttttcccttgaAAATTAAGCAAATTTGCACTGGAAAGTGTAAACATTATTCGATTAGTACACATGATTACAGATAAGGCTGTTTCCAAAACGCCCTTCAAAAGGAAAAGCCTCTGGATCAAATAAATATTGGATCAAAACAAAATGTACTGAATGTGTCTGAAGCTTGTTTTAGCAGCAAAAGTGTTATGATGAATAAGGTCATGCCTTTAGAACAGTCTTCAATCTGGACTCTGACAGTTGAgatttaatataaacattttctaaGCCTAAAAAGGTAAGTCTACAGTGTCTTCACGATAGCATCTCCAGAAAACATCAAATAGAACACTGTCTCTTGCATGTGTGTTTCCTCCCTACACAACAGGAGTCCCCAACTCCCAGGCCTctgaccagtaccagtctgtggcctattaggaaccaggccacacagcaggaggtgagtggcaggcaagcaaacattaccgcctgagctctgcctcctgtcagatgagtggcagcattagattgtcataggagtgcgaaccctattgtgaactgcgcatgcgagggatctaggttgcaagctccttatgagatctgatggcccCCGACCACCCGCACcctatctgtggaaaaattgtcttccatgaaacagaTCACTGGTCCAAAAAgagttggggactgctgctataCAGTACTACTTTCTATATTTAATACGTTTCTGCTGAAATCAATTGAATAGGAAATGGTAtccaaattacatatatattacacacatatgtaaatatatattatacacatatatcatatctatctatctatatatatttctCCCAGATAATTAAGTTTGGCCTGACAAAAAAGTTACTAAAATACAGGTAATTTTATAAAACTCCAACATTGTATTTTCACTCAGCTATTAAGGCTTAGAGTACCTTAAATGGTATTTGGATTTCAAAAAGCAGATGCttaaactgttttatttatttatttatttatttaatttttttgagacggagtttcactctgttgcccaggctggagtgcaatggtgtgatctcggctcactgcaatctccgcctcctaggttcaagtgattctcctgcctcagtctcccaagtagctgggattacaggcgtctgccactgcgcctggctaatttttgtatttttagtagagacagagtttcaccatgttgatcaggctggtctcgaactcttgacctcaggtgatccacccgccttggcctccaaaagtgctgggattataggcatgagccaccgggcctggcctaaATTGTTTTAGATTTAGTGCtctgaatgaataaaatgcaaAGCACTTTAAAGCTTAAAATTACTATACATTTGAAGTGTtactattttaatttccatttgtaaagaattTATCCGAGAGAGTTGAGGGGTTTATTATAATCTTCTGTAGTGACTGAGAATAGTTGTCTTATTTCTCTTCCTACAATCTTCATTTTCTGCCTGGAACTGGAGATCTTATTTTTTCACAGaagagctggttgttttgccAGAAAACCTGACTTCAGTATTTGTAAACTGTTTAGTGTAAGTATACAACATATGTTTACTATGATTATTGTTGTTCCTATATcccatagaaattattttttacttcacTGAgtgtttaccttttattttttatttattttgagacagagtctcactctgttgcccaggctggagtgcagtggtgtgatcttggatcactgcaacctctgcctccggggttcaagcgattctcctgcctcagcctcccgagtagttgggctTACAGggacgtgccaccacgcccggctaatttttgtatttttcacagagacggggtttcaccatgttgaccaggctcatctcaaactcctgacctcaggtgatctgcccaccttggcctcccaaagtgctgggattacaggcgtgagccactgtacctggcctaaatTGTTTTAGATTTAGTgctttgaatgaataaaatgcaaAGCACTTTAAAGCTTAAAATTACTATACATTTTAAGTGTtactattttaatttccatttgtaaagaattTATCCAACAGAGAGTTGAGGAGTTTATTATAATCTTCTGTAGTGACTGAGAATAGTTGTCTTATTTCTCTTCCTACAATCTTCAGTTTCTGTCTGGAActggagattttattttttcacagcagAGCTGGTTGTTTTGCTAGAAAACCTGACTTCAGTATTTGTGAACTGTTTAGTGTAAGTATACAACATATGTTTACTATTGTCATTGTTGTTCCTATAtcccatataattttttttatttcactgagtgtttaccttttatttttttatttatttacttattttgagacggagtctcactctgtcgcccagactggagtgcagtggcgtgatcttggatcactgcaacctctgcctcccggttcaagcaattctcctgcctcagcctaccaagtagctgggattacaggcacgtgccaacacacctggctaatttttgtatttttagtagagatggggtttcaccatgttggccaggctggtcttgaactcctgacctcatgtgatctgcccgcctcggcctcccaaagtgttgggattacaggtgtgagccaccgtgcccagcctgaaaacctttttataaatagagatggggtctctctatgcagcccagactgatcttgagttcctggcctcatgcaatcctgCCAACTTGGctttcccaagtgctgggattacaggtgagagccaccctgcccagccaagtCTTTTGACTCTCAGTTTGACACTTAAATGATCATGTGATTCTTCTAACAGTATACATAGCATCGATATGCACAAATGGAACTCCTAAATAATTTGTTCTTCTCTGCTTGAGGAGAAACAACTCTGATAATGCATATCTGTGTCCCAACAAAAGAGAATTCTATGAAAAAAGATCAAGATAGAACAAAGAAACTCTATATGAGGGAATTCATCAGTTGTTAAAAGTGTCTACTTTAGAGTGTGTGGTGAAAAGAAAATTCTCTCATGCACACTAATGCACAAAAGTCAGTCAACTGGACGAAGACTAAAAAAGATGGAGGGAGAGGGGCACTTCCCAACTCTTATGAgaccagtattactctgataccaaaactagagaaacagcactttgggagaccaaggcgggaggatcacttgaggtcaggagtttgagaccagcctgaacatggtgaaaccccacctctactaaaaatacaaaaattagcctgatgtggtagtgggcacctgtaatcctagctacttggaaggctgaggcaggagaattgcttgaacctgggaggcagaggttgcagtgatccaagatcacgtcactgcactccagcctgggcaacagaccaagactgtttcaaaaaagaaaaaaaaaaactaaactaaaaaacaaacgacctctccctcccagagaaacatattataagaaaagaaaactaaagaccaaGACCTCttatgaatatagacacaaaatcctcaacaaaatactagcaaactgaatccagcaacataacCAAATGCAATCATAGAAACACAATGTTGATTTAACATTCAAGAGTCAATAAATATCATATACCATACTAATAGAAtacatgacaaaaaccacatgatcatctcaatatatgaagaaaaagcatttgacaaaatttaatatccatttgtgataataaaaaaaagtcaacaatcTAGTCATAGAAGAAAACTCCCTCACCCAGATAAAGGGCATCTGTGAAACACCCAGAGCAAAACAAGGATGGCTGCTCTTGCCATTTTTATTCATCATTGTACTGGAGTTCTAGCCAGGGAACTTAGGTGAGAAAATCAAATAAGAGGTATTgagattggaaagaaaaaagtaaaatgatcttTACTTGCAGATGACGTGCTCTTGTATATATTAATAGAAATTCTGAAGGAATTCACTAAGAAACAACTATTAGGACTAATAAGCAAGTATAGCAAggtggcaggatacaaaatcaatatacaaacatcagttgtatttctatatactagcagtgaacaatgaaaaataaaattaataaaacaattgcTTTTATAGCactatcaaaaaataatatacttcagaataatttttttttttttttttttgagatggagtttcactcttgttgcccaggctggagtgcaatggcacgatctcggctcaccgcaacctccgcctcccaggatcaagcgattcgcctgccttagcctcccaagtagctgggattacaggcatgcgccactacgcctggttaattttgtatttttagcaaagatggggtttctccatgttggtcaggctggtctcaaactcccgacctcaggtgatccacctgcctaggcctcccaaagtgctgggattacaggtgtgagccactgcacccggcaggcataaatttaacaaaagaagtgcaaaatgcaaccattcttatacaccaataacacaaacagagagccaaagcatgagtgaactcccattcacaattgcttcaaacagaataaaatacctaggaatccaacttacaagggatgtgaaggacctcttcaaggagaactacaaaccactgctcaatgaaataaaagaggatacaaacaaatagaagaacattcaatgctcatgggtaggaagaatcaatatcattaaaatggccatactgcccaaggtaatttatagattcaatgccatccccatcaagctaccaatgactttcttcacagaattggaaaaaactactttaaaattcatatggaaccaaaaaagagcctgcatcaccaagtcaatcctaagccaaaagaacaaagctg
The Gorilla gorilla gorilla isolate KB3781 chromosome 10, NHGRI_mGorGor1-v2.1_pri, whole genome shotgun sequence genome window above contains:
- the BICD1 gene encoding protein bicaudal D homolog 1 isoform X8 is translated as MAAEEVLQTVDHYKTEIERLTKELTETTHEKIQAAEYGLVVLEEKLTLKQQYDELEAEYDSLKQELEQLKEAFGQSFSIHRKVAEDGETREETLLQESASKEAYYLGKILEMQNELKQSRAVVTNVQAENERLTAVVQDLKENNEMVELQRIRMKDEIREYKFREARLLQDYTELEEENITLQKLVSTLKQNQVEYEGLKHEIKRFEEETVLLNSQLEDAIRLKEIAEHQLEEALETLKNEREQKNNLRKELSQYISLNDNHISISVDGLKFAEDGSEPNNDDKMNGHIHGPLVKLNGDYRTPTLRKGESLNPVSDLFSELNISEIQKLKQQLMQVEREKAILLANLQESQTQLEHTKGALTEQHERVHRLTEHVNAMRGLQSSKELKAELDGEKGRDSGEEAHDYEVDINGLEILECKYRVAVTEVIDLKAEIKALKEKYNKSVENYTDEKAKYESKIQMYDEQVTSLEKTTKESGEKMAHMEKELQKMTSIANENHSTLNTAQDELVTFSEELAQLYHHVCLCNNETPNRVMLDYYRQSRVTRSGSLKGPDDPRGLLSPRLARRGVSSPVETRTSSEPVAKESTEASKEPSPTKTPTISPVITAPPSSPVLDTSDIRKEPMNIYNLNAIIRDQIKHLQKAVDRSLQLSRQRAAARELAPMIDKDKEALMEEILKLKSLLSTKREQIATLRAVLKANKQAQCLLMKSVNAYEAPSI